A genomic window from Pyricularia oryzae 70-15 chromosome 7, whole genome shotgun sequence includes:
- a CDS encoding short-chain-fatty-acid-CoA ligase: protein MPPFSLRPSGLGAGRRFKSLASCRFTGGRAASSLAFGPTQPPLLTDTIPQHFASIVSKYGDRPAVISRSPSTSPETFSAPAPVRIPHAQETILTYEELDLRSNSLAHSLRSLGVRKGDRVAVKLGNCPEFATLTYAVFKLGAILVPLNPAFGAPQIAAALSHLKASVLIVGAVTDLAYKPCRGRDNLPLIQALVPNLEASELECPDVPTLRRIIVVDNTTSHPGVAQLPLPSHRSLTPYSLLHDLASLPNSSTRRPIVPDEPLRADETINIQFTSGTTSLPKAAMLTHTGILNNGALIASRMNLTPADKIVCPPPLFHCFGCVLGYMATATTGASIIFPSPAFDPKATLLAASEHRATAIYGVATMFVAMLELLASSKVLSPEQAAALPTHLRGGIAAGASVPEALMLRLFEKLGVPELVICYGQTETSPVSIMTRPSDPLDKRTCSVGKVMPHTGVKIVQPGDRTKIVPIGEKGEIATSGYLIMQGYWGDENRTKEDRLWAADDDDGLGAAVEPLGIGKTVPESEEQARRNGRVWMFSGDEGVMDKDGYVAVTGRIKDLIIRGGENIHPLEIENCLFQHPLVAEASVVGVSDERYGEVVGAFVVPHKGVKVVEDRHEAPPKGGAAGEEERAGQVKRLTEKVLTKNDLRDWVKTRLSGHLSPRYVFWVDDYPKTASGKIQKYKLRETATRLVSEA, encoded by the exons ATGCCACCGTTTTCGCTCCGACCCTCGGGCCTTGGAGCCGGACGGAGGTTTAAATCACTCGCTTCGTGCAGGTTTACCGGCGGAAGGGCGGCATCAAGCCTCGCGTTCGGTCCAACTCAG CCACCGCTTCTGACCGACACAATCCCCCAACATTTCGCATCGATAGTGTCAAAATATGGAGATCGGCCGGCGGTAATATCCCGGTCGCCATCAACGAGCCCGGAAACCTTCTCAGCCCCAGCTCCAGTCCGCATCCCGCATGCACAAGAGACTATTCTCACGTATGAGGAGCTTGATCTCAGGTCCAACTCCTTGGCGCACTCTCTGCGCTCTCTGGGGGTCCGAAAGGGCGACCGTGTGGCCGTGAAGCTGGGGAACTGCCCCGAGTTTGCTACGCTCACATATGCCGTCTTCAAGTTGGGTGCCATACTGGTGCCCTTGAACCCAGCCTTTGGGGCCCCGCAGATTGCTGCCGCCTTGTCCCACCTGAAAGCCAGCGTCCTCATTGTAGGTGCCGTGACTGATCTGGCCTACAAACCATGTCGAGGGCGTGACAATCTTCCATTGATCCAAGCCCTTGTGCCGAATCTCGAGGCAAGCGAGCTTGAATGCCCCGATGTGCCTACTCTGAGACGAATCATTGTGGTCGACAACACCACGAGCCACCCAGGCGTGGCTCAGCTTCCACTTCCTTCACATCGCTCTCTGACGCCTTATTCTTTGCTTCACGACCTTGCTTCGCTTCCGAATTCCTCCACTCGCAGACCAATCGTCCCGGATGAGCCACTGCGGGCGGATGAGACTATCAACATCCAATTCACTTCAGGGACGACTTCGCTACCCAAGGCCGCCATGTTGACACACACTGGCATACTCAACAATGGCGCCCTCATCGCCTCACGCATGAACTTGACGCCTGCCGACAAGATTGTCTGCCCGCCGCCATTATTTCACTGTTTCGGATGCGTTCTTGGCTACATGGCGACTGCGACCACAGGTGCATCCATTATTTTCCCCTCACCCGCCTTTGATCCCAAGGCTACACTGCTTGCTGCATCTGAGCACCGCGCCACGGCTATATATGGAGTTGCCACCATGTTTGTTGCTATGCTGGAATTGCTAGCATCCAGCAAGGTATTGTCACCCGAGCAAGCGGCCGCCCTACCTACGCACCTCCGAGGCGGCATCGCAGCAGGTGCATCAGTCCCCGAGGCGCTGATGCTAAGGTTGTTTGAAAAACTCGGCGTCCCAGAGCTGGTGATCTGCTACGGACAGACAGAAACAAGCCCAGTAAGCATCATGACGAGGCCCTCAGACCCGCTCGACAAGCGTACCTGCTCGGTGGGCAAAGTGATGCCCCATACCGGAGTCAAGATTGTCCAGCCGGGTGACCGGACCAAGATTGTACCTATAGGAGAGAAGGGCGAAATAGCAACAAGCGGATACCTCATCATGCAGGGCTACTGGGGCGACGAGAACCGTACAAAGGAGGATAGGTTATGGGCAgcagatgacgacgatggaCTGGGTGCCGCCGTGGAGCCGCTGGGGATAGGAAAGACGGTTCCGGAAAGTGAGGAGCAAGCGCGGCGCAACGGTCGGGTGTGGATGTTCTCGGGAGACGAAGGCGTCATGGATAAAGACGGCTACGTTGCCGTCACGGGACGGATCAAGGACCTCATCATCCGCGGCGGCGAGAACATACACCCGCTCGAGATCGAGAACTGCCTTTTCCAGCACCCCCTAGTCGCCGAGGCAAGCGTCGTTGGTGTCAGCGACGAGCGGTACGGCGAGGTCGTCGGAGCGTTTGTAGTCCCGCACAAAGGGGTCAAGGTGGTCGAGGACCGACACGAAGCGCCTCCCAAAGGCGGGGCCGCCGGGGAGGAGGAGAGAGCTGGGCAGGTCAAGAGGCTGACGGAAAAGGTCTTGACCAAGAATGACCTCAGGGACTGGGTGAAGACGAGACTATCTGGGCACCTGAGCCCTAGGTACGTCTTTTGGGTGGATGATTATCCCAAGACGGCAAgtgggaagattcaaaagtATAAGCTCAGGGAGACGGCCACACGGCTTGTCAGCGAAGCTTGA
- a CDS encoding initiation-specific alpha-1,6-mannosyltransferase: MLTFKRALIAAAFFLTVLYLTTRPAATSPPTTLAKGAQDGTTEKVAANSAKIISNTASSASTSSQDGKSNSRLAPEGQKPIMDPNMSLYDKLGYQYPYDVETKFPAYIWQTWKWTPADGEFAFREQEATWTEQHPGFIHEVITDTVAVHLLRLLYASVPEVLEAYDALPMPVLKADFFRYLILLARGGIYTDIDTYAIRSALEWIPDSVPRETLGLVVGIEADPDRPDWKEWYSRRIQFCQWTIQAKPGHPVLRQIVTRVTQETLKRKRAGQLEKMADKGVVEFTGPAVWTDIIFEYMNDERYFDMSNSKGVIDWRNFTGMEMPKRVGDVIVLPITSFSPGVQQMGAKDYDDPMAFVKHDFEGTWKPENLRHIGEQKEEGQK, from the exons ATGTTGACCTTCAAGCGCGCCCTCATTGCGGCCGCATTCTTCCTCACAGTCCTTTACCTCACAACAAGGCCAGCCGCAACATCACCGCCCACGACATTAGCAAAAGGTGCCCAGGATGGCACCACTGAGAAGGTCGCCGCCAACTCGGCCAAGATAATCTCAAATACAGCATCATCAGCATCAACATCATCACAAGATGGCAAGAGCAACAGCAGGCTAGCCCCCGAGGGCCAGAAGCCCATCATGGACCCCAACATGAGCTTGTACGACAAGCTGGGATACCAATACCCCTATGACGTCGAGACCAAGTTCCCGGCCTACATCTGGCAGACGTGGAAGTGGACACCCGCCGACGGTGAATTCGCCTTCCGCGAGCAGGAGGCAACCTGGACTGAGCAGCACCCGGGCTTCATCCACGAGGTCATCACGGACACGGTCGCCGTCCACCTCCTGCGCCTGCTCTATGCCTCGGTACCCGAGGTGCTCGAGGCCTACGATGCCCTGCCGATGCCCGTCCTTAAGGCCGATTTCTTCCGTTACCTCATCCTGCTCGCCCGTGGCGGCATCTACACCGACATCGACACGTACGCGATCCGCAGCGCCCTCGAGTGGATCCCCGATAGCGTGCCGCGCGAGACCCTGGGCCTGGTTGTCGGAATCGAGGCCGACCCTGACCGACCCGACTGGAAGGAGTGGTACAGCCGTCGCATTCAGTTTTGCCAGTGGACCATCCAGGCCAAGCCCGGCCACCCGGTGCTGCGCCAGATCGTTACGCGCGTGACGCAGGAGACGCTGAAGCGCAAGCGGGCGGGCCAGTTGGAGAAGATGGCCGACAAGGGCGTCGTCGAGTTCACGGGCCCGGCCGTCTGGACAGACATCATTTTTGAGTACATGAACGACGAACGCTACTTTGACATGAGCAACTCCAAGGGCGTCATTGACTGGCGCAACTTTACCGGCATGGAGATGCCCAAGCGGGTCGGCGACGTCATCGTGTTGCCCATCACCAGCTTCTCGCCCGGCGTGCAGCAGATGGGTGCCAAGGACTACGATGACCCTATGGCCTTTGTCAAGCACGATTTTGAGG GAACATGGAAACCCGAGAACCTGCGCCACATTGGTGAGCAGAAGGAAGAGGGTCAAAAGTAA
- a CDS encoding molybdopterin biosynthesis protein moeB — MASSFITRATSDSRFQFAATALLSGAVAAGAILSYQRVAKEERLSKLKSSIPAPDEDGDMSRSQQLTDFGATLPTNPDKEDLRNAALARRAMAGDYDEELILEQLARNAVFLGDEGMTKLRRSFVIVVGCGGVGSHCATSLARSGVGRIRLIDFDNVSLSSLNRHAVATLADVGTQKTACLKRRLVAIAPWIRFDLCTEKFDSEAEERLLGPWAEDGAKPDFVVDAIDNIETKVELLRYCHEHKIPVISSMGAACKGDPTRVMVGDVGVSTDDPLSRATRRRLKLLGITSGIPVVFSTEQRGEGKAELLPLSEEEFQKGSVGDLGVLPDFRVRILPVLGTMPAVFGYTAANHVILSITGYPTDYAPGKSRDKLYDQALASLQGTEAKVVRSFNGGNADIVVGLRTPLSPGDIAFMIEEVFRGRSAITGIATRLVLVRWRRPATDPLMVIEGAPDDDGPQKSAPAPQKSTRLRLSDLVCMTKDEAMVHLREVLLAGKQPEEMYDAETVERVNMRLSEAAGYEKFR; from the exons ATGGCTTCCTCATTTATTACCCGCGCAACCTCGGATTCGCGGTTCCAGTTTGCTGCTACGGCATTGCTGTCTGGAGCTGTCGCTGCGGGCGCAATCCTTAGCTATCAACGCGTAGCCAAGGAGGAGCGCCTGTCCAAACTCAAAAGCTCGATTCCTGCGCCCGATGAAGATGGCGACATGTCGAGAAGTCAGCAG CTTACCGACTTCGGCGCAACACTGCCCACGAACCCAGACAAGGAAGACCTACGGAATGCGGCATTAGCGCGTCGGGCCATGGCGGGAGACTACGACGAGGAGCTGATACTGGAGCAACTGGCGCGCAACGCCGTCTTCCTCGGCGACGAGGGCATGACCAAGCTGCGCCGCTCGTTTGTCATAGTGGTCGGCTGCGGAGGCGTGGGATCGCACTGCGCAACCTCCCTGGCGCGCTCCGGCGTCGGCCGCATCCGCCTCATCGACTTTGACAACGTCTCCCTCTCGTCGCTGAACCGACACGCCGTGGCGACGCTGGCCGACGTCGGCACGCAAAAGACGGCCTGCCTCAAGAGGCGCCTCGTGGCCATCGCACCCTGGATCCGCTTCGACCTGTGCACCGAAAAGTTCGAttccgaggccgaggagaggCTGCTGGGGCCGTGGGCGGAGGACGGCGCCAAGCCCGACTTTGTGGTGGACGCCATCGATAACATCGAGACCAAGGTCGAGCTGCTGCGCTACTGCCACGAGCACAAGATCCCCGTCATCTCGTCGATGGGTGCCGCGTGCAAGGGCGATCCGACCCGCGTCATGGTGGGAGACGTCGGCGTTAGCACCGACGACCCCCTCTCGCGCGCCACCAGACGCAGGCTCAAGCTGCTGGGCATCACGAGCGGCATCCCCGTCGTGTTCTCGACGGAGCAGAGGGGCGAGGGCAAGGCggagctgctgccgctgtccGAGGAGGAGTTCCAAAAGGGGTCGGTGGGCGATCTCGGCGTGctgccggactttagggtgCGCATCCTGCCGGTGCTGGGCACCATGCCGGCCGTCTTTGGCTACACTGCTGCGAACCACGTCATTCTCAGCATAACAG GATACCCGACAGACTACGCACCAGGCAAGTCCCGCGACAAGCTTTACGACCAGGCGTTGGCATCCCTCCAAGGAACCGAGGCCAAGGTGGTTCGTAGTTTCAACGGCGGCAACGCGGATATCGTCGTCGGTCTACGGACGCCGCTGAGCCCCGGTGACATCGCCTTCATGATCGAAGAGGTCTTCCGCGGGAGGAGCGCCATCACGGGCATCGCGACGCGTCTGGTCCTCGTGCGGTGGAGGAGGCCGGCGACCGACCCCTTGATGGTGATTGAGGGCGcacccgacgacgacggcccaCAAAAGTCGGCACCGGCGCCACAAAAGTCGACGCGCCTCCGGCTGAGCGACCTCGTGTGCATGACCAAGGACGAGGCCATGGTGCACCTGAGGGAGGTTCTCCTCGCCGGCAAGCAGCCCGAGGAAATGTACGATGCCGAGACGGTGGAGCGCGTCAACATGAGGCTGAGCGAAGCGGCCGGCTACGAAAAGTTCAGATAG
- a CDS encoding vacuolar membrane PQ loop repeat protein, which translates to MASVLLAAGAARSIAAIIKTPPMNEAVSGVFGSISLTAWICLLLPQLITNYKTKSAEGLSMAFLIVWLLGDLANLLGALATRLAPTAVALAVYFCFADVVLITQCVYYNALTARREARLNGNGNAETQNGASRAVEDEPDEEEPLLSRRRRSSLAGLPGSQRRHSSMARDVSNLDPLARCITGEDETPDAHPWLHNTLSLVAVYVVGTAGFFVSYGMGAWGDHTDAPEIPEAGDAVTAFGLTMGYVSAALYLLARLPQIYKNYKEKSCEGLALLFFMLSLTGNLTYGVSLVAYSQEKSYIIKTIPWLLGSLGTIVEDIVIFFQFRLYSTPKESSKSSDENESTA; encoded by the exons ATGGCGTCAGTGCTATTAGCTGCTGGCGCTGCCAGGAGCATTGCGGCTATCATAAAAACACCACCAATGAACGAGGCGGTCTCGGGAGTCTTTGGGAGCATCAGTTTGACCGCATGGATCTGTCTACTGCTTCCCCAGCTTATAACAAACTACAAGACCAAGAGCGCCGAGGGTCTGTCCATGGCCTTTCTTATAGTTTGGCTGCTAGGAGATTTAGCCAAtttgctag GCGCCCTCGCGACCAGACTTGCCCCCACGGCCGTTGCACTCGCCGTGTACTTTTGCTTCGCCGATGTCGTCCTGATTACCCAATGCGTCTACTATAACGCACTCACCGCCCGCCGCGAGGCTCGTTTGAATGGAAACGGAAACGCAGAGACACAAAACGGAGCTTCGAGGGCTGTCGAGGATGAGCCGGATGAGGAGGAGCCGCTGCTCAGTCGGCGACGCAGGTCCAGCCTGGCAGGTCTGCCAGGCTCGCAGAGACGCCACTCTTCCATGGCACGCGACGTCTCCAACCTCGACCCGCTGGCTCGATGCATCACCGGCGAAGACGAAACCCCCGACGCGCACCCTTGGCTGCACAACACACTGAGCCTTGTAGCTGTCTACGTAGTTGGAACGGCCGGGTTCTTTGTGTCGTATGGGATGGGCGCATGGGGTGACCACACAGACGCCCCAGAAATCCCCGAGGCTGGCGATGCGGTTACAGCCTTTGGGCTGACCATGGGATACGTCAGCGCTGCGCTTTATTTGCTGGCGAGACTCCCACAAATATACAAGAACTACAAGGAGAAGTCGTGCGAAG GTCTCGCCCTGCTTTTCTTCATGCTATCCCTCACGGGCAACTTGACCTATGGCGTTAGTCTGGTCGCCTACTCCCAAGAGAAAAGTTACATCATCAAGACGATACCGTGGCTGCTCGGGTCGCTTGGAACAATTGTTGAAGATATTGTCATCTTCTTCCAGTTCCGCCTCTACAGCACCCCCAAAGAGTCATCGAAATCGTCCGACGAAAACGAAAGCACGGCATAA